The following DNA comes from Halalkaliarchaeum sp. AArc-CO.
AGGGAGGTCGCGGTCGAGTGAGAGGGCCTTGGTCTTCATATCGGACGTCGTACTGGACGACATATAACAGTACTTTCCAGAGTTACGGAAAAACGAGGCGAAAGCCTCGCGGTTCACCGCAGGGAAGAAATCAACGACCCTCCGATCCCTTCTTCACCGACTCAAGTATCCGCCGTCGATGGCGAGCGTCTCGCCGGTCGCGAACGACGCCTGTTCGGAGGCGAGCCACGTCACCGCGTCGGCGATCTCCTCGACTGTTCCCAGCCGCTTCATCGGGTGGAGCTCCTTGGTCTTTGCAAGCAGTTCCTCGTCTTTCGTCACCCCGGCATCGTCGAGCATCTGTGTCTCGATATACCCCGGACACACTGCGTTGACCCGGATCCCGTCGGTCGCGTGATCCAGTGCTGCGACCTTCGTGAGCCCGACGACCCCGTGTTTTGCAGCCGTATACGCCGGCGTCCCGGCCTCGCCGACCTTGCCCAGTATCGAGGCGGTGTTCACGATCGAGCCGCCGCCGTTCTCGAGCATGAGTGGGATCTCCTTTCGCATGCACCGCCAGACACCGGTGAGGTTGACGTCGATAATCCGCTGCCAGTCCTCCTCGGAGATTTCCTCTGTCGCGTCGAATGTCCCGCCGATCCCGGCGTTGTTGAACGCCACGTCGAGCCCACCGTACTCCTCGCGAGCCGTCTCGACCATCCGCTCGACGTCGTCGTCGTCGGTGACGTCTACCTCGACAAACGTCGCGTGGCCGTCCGTCTCCCCGAGTATCGTTTCGGCGACTTCCTCGCCACCCTCGACATTGACGTCTGCGAGGACGACGTTCGCTCCCGCTCCGGCGAACGCGACCGCGGTCTTCCGGCCGATTCCCGATCCCGCCCCGGTGACGACGACTGTCTTGCCGTCGAAGTCACTGTGGTGTGTCATACATTTGAATATCACTTTATATCATGATAAATCTGCTCCCCGGGCGCAGCCAACGGCCGACTACGCCTCGACGACTTCGAGGAAGTTGCCGTCCGGATCGCGGAAAAACACGATCGAGGTTCCCGTCTCGACCGGCTGCGGGCTGCTCAGCGGTTCCGCGTCGTCCGGAAGCTGCTCGTAGAATTCCTGGATATCTTCGACTACGAATCCGACGTGTTGCGCCCCGAGTCCGTTGATCGCGTCAGCCCGGCTGTCCGAACCGGTCGGGTCGTATTCGATCAGTTCGACGCGTGCGCCGTTCCCCTCCAGGTGGACGAAGTCGCCGGTGACATCCTCCACCCCGATCGCGGTCCCGATGCCGGGTTCCGACAGCGTGAACTCGTCGGCCACCGAGAGGCCGAGGGTGTCTCTGTAGAACGCCACGGCTTCCTCGAGGTCGCTCACGACGATTCCGACGTGATGGATCGCTAGGTCGCTCATGGTGGTACTCCACACACTGCACGGATAAAGCCGGGTGCCGTTGAGACTCTCTCATACTGATTATTCTCGGCCGTAACCGGTCGATCGGCCATCCGGCCCGCCGATCGACCGGTAAATCGCTACAATAATCAGTATCACTGCCGCGGATCCAGCGCGTCCCGGAGGCCGTCCCCGAGTAGTTTGAACGACGTGATCGTGAGCGTCAACGCCAGCGCCGGCAGTCCAGAAACCCACCAGATCTGGTACGCCGGCCGGTCGGCCCGCAACTGCAGCCGACTTCCGATCTGGGCGTTGATCGACTCGCTTATGGTCGATCCCCACGAGTGGAGCCGCAGTTCGTGGAATCCGAGGAATGCCAGCCCCGCCTCGACGAGCACGAGTATCGCGAACAGGTGAAAGACCGCCGGAACGACGGTGTTCGTGACGTTCGGCAGGAGGTGACGCTTCGCGAGATACGACTTCCTCGCCCCGAGGCTGCGCGCGACCAGCACGTGGCCCCGTTCCCGACGCTGCAGGGTTTCACTGCGCACCAGACGCGCAATGCCGCCCCAGCTGAACAGGCCGAACACTACGAGCAACAACAGCAGTGATGGACCGAGAACCGCAAAACCGACGAAGTAGACGACGACCGCGGGGATCGACAACTGGACGGTCACGACCGACATCAACACGTCGTCGACGAGTCCGCCACGAAGTCCGGCGATCACACCGATCACGACCGCCGGCGGAACCACGAATGCGGCAGTAAAGACGACGACGTACAGCGCTACCCGTGCGCCCTCCACCAGCAGGAACCCCAGTGGATGTCCCCGATGGTTCGTGCCCAGCGGGTACGCCCACGATCCGTGACACTGTCTATCGAAGGCGTCCCCGGTCACTTCGCCTGGGCAGTCGACGGCGACGAACTCCGCTGAAAACCCCACGGGCGGGAGATATTCGAGCCCGTATTGCAATCCCGGATCCCGGTAGAGTATCGGGCCGAAAAGCCCCACCAGAACGAAGATCCCGAGGTAGACGCCGGCCAGTGTTACTGCCGGGCGTCGAAACAGCCTCCATCCGACACGTCGAAACGTGCGTCGGCGTCGGAGCGCCGGCACTCCGGCGTGTGAGACCAGCACGACGAGTCCGACCAACAACAGCCAGTCGAGGCCATCGGTCTGCCAGTTCCCGATCAGGTACACGTGCGCGACGTAGGTGTCGTAGGCCACGAGCCCGGAGACGACTGTCAACCCGAAGACGAGGACGATCCGTTCGGGCGTCAGTATCGTCCGAGAGCGGGAGCGGTCCGTCCAGTCGACGTGCTCGAAGGTAGCTGGAGGACTGTCGTCGCTCATGGAGGGCAATCGGGGATCGAAACGCACAATATTAAAACTGTCCGCGGACGCCACGGTGCGGCTCGAACCCGCCTATTCGCCGATACGTTTTTTGATCTCGCTTCGAATCCCGGATGTATGGTCCCCCTCCAGCAGCGCGCTGCCTCCGGAACTGCCTCGCTCGAATCGGGCAGATGAACCCGGGAAAGCTGATCGCGAAACACCTCGTATTCGGGCTGATCACCGTCTGGGGTGTTTTGACGGCGGTGTTTGCGTTGTTTCTGCTGATCCCCGAGTATCTTCCGACGCGTCGGGCCGGATCCGCGACTGCGCCGGGTACTGGAATGGGGACGGCCGAATCGTCGCTATTCGAACTGTACGTGGGCTGGGTTCGTCGGATGGCGACGCTCGACTGGGACGTGGCAACCGGCGGGGATCCCGAGGCGTACACCTACGCGTATCACGCCGGCGACGCAGTGATGCCGCTGGTGTTTTCGGCGTTGGGGCGGACGCTGCTGTACGTGCTTCCGGCCCTCGCAATCGGATTCTCGATCGCCACCTTGCTTGGACTGTACGCCGCACTCAGGCCGGACTCGCGGCTCGCCGCTGTCGGCACGGGAACATCGTACGTGGCGTTTGCCGTTCCGACGTTCTGGCTCGGGGCGATCCTGCTGTCCGTTTCGATCGCCGGTCACCTGGTGTACTCCTCACTGCTGTTCGAATATCTCCTTCCGATCGTCCTCGTGACTACGACGCTGCTCGGTGGCCCGTTGAGCTACGCCCGGGCATATGCGAAGGAGTACGTCTCCGCCGAGTTCGTCAAACTCGTCGAGGCGAAAGGCGCGTCCAGTTGGAGGGTCACCGAACACGTTCTCCACAACGCGGCGATACCGATGATTTCGATGGTGTTTACGGAGGCGCTTGGACTGCTCGTGCTTTCGGTGTTCGTCATCGAGGTCGTCTTCGGAATCGAGGGGTTCGGATTGGTCCTGTTCGGGGCGGCAAACTCCCGCGACGTTCCCGTCCTGCTCGGCTGTGTTCTCGTCGTGGTCGTGGTCGGAGTGCTCGGGAACCTCCTGCAGGACCTCTCTTATGGAGTTCTCGATCCACGCGTCGACCCAGGAGCAAGGAGGGAGTGAGTCCGGATATGTACCGTCGCACACTGCTCGGTTGTGTCCCCGTACTCGCACTCGGTGCGGCTCCCGGCTGTCTCGCTGTCGACGGGGACGGCGGAGTCGACGACCGGGAGGTTCACCAGGTGGTACGCGAGTGGGAAACCGATAGAACGTTCTCACTCGAGGCCGCCACCGGTGAATTCCTCGTCGTCGCGCTCGACACCCGTCGACCGGTCCCCGGCCGAACCACAATAACCGTCTTCGACCCGGGCGAACAGCCGATCGCGACGTATCAACTCACCGCCGGTGAGCCGACGGTGGTCCAGGAGGTCCGAACCGACGGTCGCTATGGGGTGCTCGTGACGCCCGAGGACCAGGACAGACAGCCGGTTCGGGTGTGGATACGGATTACCGTCGAGGAGACGCCACCGGAGACACGACTTGAGCGACGGTCGGAGGCGATCTTCGACGCGATCGACGAGTCGGCGGCTGTACAGGTCCGGGGCGGAGATATCGACGATAGCCGCCTGTTCGTCGCGATCCAAAGCTCCGGCGAACCCGAGGAGGCAGTCATGACTGCTGCCCGGGCGTACGCCGAGGGCGTCGCGGAGGGGTTCGAGCTCCCGTTCGAAGGGGTGGTCGTCGATCCGAATGGCGAGGAACTCGCCAGATTCGAGATAGCTGTGAGGTGGGCGCAGTCGTACGCTGCCGGCGAGATCTCGAGAGGGGAGTATCTGGAGTGCGTGTTCGAAACGGTAGACTGGCGGTGAATCATCCGAACGGCGTCACCGGCAACCAGAGATACGACAGCAGCGCAACGAGGGGAATACAGATCAGGTTGATCACGATCCCGACCCGCATCATCTGTGCGATGTCGAGGTGGCCGTTTCCGTAGGCGATCGCGTTCGGCGGCGTGCCGACGGGCAACACGAATACGAACGACGCTGCCAGTGCGGCCGGCGCCATCAGGTACAGCGGCGGCGAAGAGGCCAGGGGCGCGAACGCGACGAGGATCGGCAGAAACACCGTCGCAGTCGCCGTGTTCGACATGAGGTTCGAGAGAGCCATGACGGCGGTCACGATGGTGGCGATCAAAAGCAGCACCGACATCCACTCCAGACTGGAGAGTGACTGGGCAACTACCTCGTCTAGTCCACCGACCTGGAAGGCGTGGGCGACTGCGAAGCTCCCGCCGATCAAAAGGAGCACGTCCCAGGGCAGCTCTGCGGCGTCCTCCCACGACAGGAGGCGGTCTTCTCCGTCCGGTCCGCCCGGAACGAGAAACAGCGCGATCCCGCCCACCACCGCGATGACGTGGTCGGTGAGACCCGGAAGGATCGGTTCGATCACCGCCGGACGGAGGAGCCAGGCGACGATGACGAGCCCGAAGACGAGAGCGACCCGGCGTTCGTCACTTTCCATGGCGGACATCCCGGCGTAGTACTTTCTGGCGAACTCCTCGTCGATAGACGACGTCGGGTCGGTCAGCAAGATAATACATCCCCAGGCGACGAAAAGCGTCACGACGACCAGCGGAACCGCATAGATCATCCAGTCGAGAAAGCCGACGTCAACGCCGAGCTGTGACCCGGCAATCCCGGCGAAGATCGCGCTCGGCGGACTGCCGATGAGCGTGGCCGCCCCGCCGATGTTCGCGCCGAAGGCGACCCCCAAAAGGAGGGCGAGGCCGAACCCCTTCGACAGTAGCCCGTCCGGGGATTCGATCTCTTCGGCCGATTCCCCGGGGGAAAGCGACGGCGCGTCATCGACGCCGTTTGCCCCCGCAAGCGCGATCGCGGCTGCGATCGGGAGCATCAACATCGCCGTGGCGGTGTTGGAGATCCACATCGACAGGAACGCGGTGACGGCCATTATCCCGAGGAGGAGACGCGCCGGCGCGCCGCCGACGTTGGCCATGAAGACGATCGCGAGCCGTCGATGGAGGTGACACCGCTCGACGGCGAGCGCGAGCATGAACCCGCCGAGAAGGAGAAACACGATCGGATGGGCGTACTGAGCGGTGATCGCGTCGACTTCGGCGACGCCGACCTGTGAGAACACCGGGATCGGGACGAGGCTCGTCACCGCGAGGTGAACCGGTTCGGTCACCCACCAGATCACGATCCAGAGTGCGCCGGCGAGAACTGCGTTGGCAGCCGGCGGAATGCCGAACGGGTTCCCGAGGTAGACGAGTCCAAAAACCAGCGGCCCGAGAACTGCGCCGATTACTTTGACGCACAATACCCCCCGACAACGCTGGAAGAGCGGATCTATCATCGGATGTGACTCGTATTCGGAGCTGGTGTGGAATCGCGGGGTTCCGACAGGGGTCGCCGGTTTTCCATGCGTGATTTTCTCCCGGAGAGTGCGCCCCCACGTCGTGGCTGCACCGCAACTGGACTTCGCTGTGTCGCTATATTTTGTATCTATTTATACTGGCTCCTCGGATTCCCGGACGCTCCTGATGCTGTTTTTGGAGTGTGTTGCTTCCGGCAAGGGACGAACGCAACTCGTGTACTGAAGAGGAACGATCACGAACGGGAGACTCATGAGGGTCGAGAAGGTGAGCAGCTACTGATGGGGACTCTCTTCGGTGTGAACCCACAGGTGTTGGCACTCGCGCTCGCCCGGATGTCCGAATCCGTCGGCAACTCGTTTCTGATCGTCGTGTTGCCGCTTTTCATCGCGAGCGAGTTCGTCACTGGCGGCACGTTCGGGCTGACCGAAGTGGCGATCACGG
Coding sequences within:
- a CDS encoding ABC transporter permease is translated as MSDDSPPATFEHVDWTDRSRSRTILTPERIVLVFGLTVVSGLVAYDTYVAHVYLIGNWQTDGLDWLLLVGLVVLVSHAGVPALRRRRTFRRVGWRLFRRPAVTLAGVYLGIFVLVGLFGPILYRDPGLQYGLEYLPPVGFSAEFVAVDCPGEVTGDAFDRQCHGSWAYPLGTNHRGHPLGFLLVEGARVALYVVVFTAAFVVPPAVVIGVIAGLRGGLVDDVLMSVVTVQLSIPAVVVYFVGFAVLGPSLLLLLVVFGLFSWGGIARLVRSETLQRRERGHVLVARSLGARKSYLAKRHLLPNVTNTVVPAVFHLFAILVLVEAGLAFLGFHELRLHSWGSTISESINAQIGSRLQLRADRPAYQIWWVSGLPALALTLTITSFKLLGDGLRDALDPRQ
- a CDS encoding SLC13 family permease produces the protein MIDPLFQRCRGVLCVKVIGAVLGPLVFGLVYLGNPFGIPPAANAVLAGALWIVIWWVTEPVHLAVTSLVPIPVFSQVGVAEVDAITAQYAHPIVFLLLGGFMLALAVERCHLHRRLAIVFMANVGGAPARLLLGIMAVTAFLSMWISNTATAMLMLPIAAAIALAGANGVDDAPSLSPGESAEEIESPDGLLSKGFGLALLLGVAFGANIGGAATLIGSPPSAIFAGIAGSQLGVDVGFLDWMIYAVPLVVVTLFVAWGCIILLTDPTSSIDEEFARKYYAGMSAMESDERRVALVFGLVIVAWLLRPAVIEPILPGLTDHVIAVVGGIALFLVPGGPDGEDRLLSWEDAAELPWDVLLLIGGSFAVAHAFQVGGLDEVVAQSLSSLEWMSVLLLIATIVTAVMALSNLMSNTATATVFLPILVAFAPLASSPPLYLMAPAALAASFVFVLPVGTPPNAIAYGNGHLDIAQMMRVGIVINLICIPLVALLSYLWLPVTPFG
- a CDS encoding SDR family oxidoreductase encodes the protein MTHHSDFDGKTVVVTGAGSGIGRKTAVAFAGAGANVVLADVNVEGGEEVAETILGETDGHATFVEVDVTDDDDVERMVETAREEYGGLDVAFNNAGIGGTFDATEEISEEDWQRIIDVNLTGVWRCMRKEIPLMLENGGGSIVNTASILGKVGEAGTPAYTAAKHGVVGLTKVAALDHATDGIRVNAVCPGYIETQMLDDAGVTKDEELLAKTKELHPMKRLGTVEEIADAVTWLASEQASFATGETLAIDGGYLSR
- a CDS encoding ABC transporter permease, giving the protein MNPGKLIAKHLVFGLITVWGVLTAVFALFLLIPEYLPTRRAGSATAPGTGMGTAESSLFELYVGWVRRMATLDWDVATGGDPEAYTYAYHAGDAVMPLVFSALGRTLLYVLPALAIGFSIATLLGLYAALRPDSRLAAVGTGTSYVAFAVPTFWLGAILLSVSIAGHLVYSSLLFEYLLPIVLVTTTLLGGPLSYARAYAKEYVSAEFVKLVEAKGASSWRVTEHVLHNAAIPMISMVFTEALGLLVLSVFVIEVVFGIEGFGLVLFGAANSRDVPVLLGCVLVVVVVGVLGNLLQDLSYGVLDPRVDPGARRE
- a CDS encoding VOC family protein, with product MSDLAIHHVGIVVSDLEEAVAFYRDTLGLSVADEFTLSEPGIGTAIGVEDVTGDFVHLEGNGARVELIEYDPTGSDSRADAINGLGAQHVGFVVEDIQEFYEQLPDDAEPLSSPQPVETGTSIVFFRDPDGNFLEVVEA